The Streptomyces nitrosporeus genome includes a window with the following:
- a CDS encoding S1C family serine protease, which produces MDDGKPSGPRTKWWNRPSTGRAHPAGPEDAVPAPGSTAGTGQAPAAGPAESPAPPATGQAEPGMDPAAEADESFRLAPPAPGPGPRAEPVADPSEPARAEPPAPAAPPGPPPAGVPQAGPPVPSAPAEAAVAAGEPAPRPRPLHPADEYSTPPYGEPGPWAPAPPVQRPVPTPAHGTPVPPPYAGPHGPGAPPHAPPAEEYPPPGAGFAPPSAAHTLPHQQAGSSGTAQQPAPFGQPDQPAPFGQPGPAQHQPRAAAHPQQTGQWLRYDPWGAPRPPHQPLSAPDSATAGQPRRSRRGALLAGAVLLALVAGGIGGGVGAYVERNGGLTTVELPQAGRDSGGRAPDSVAGIASRALPSVVTLHVSGAAESGTGTGFVLDAKGHILTNNHVVAPAGTSGDITVTFSGGETASAEIVGQDSGYDLAVVKVTGVSGLAPLPLGNSDNVQVGDPVVAIGAPFDLSNTVTSGIISAKQRPITAGGEKGDGSDVSYVDALQTDAPINPGNSGGPLVDTEARVIGINSAIRAAGTGSGSDSGQSGSIGLGFAIPINQAKRVAEELINTGKATHPVIGVTLDMQFTGDGARVGGKAADGGPAVTEGGPADRAGIRTGDVITEVQGQRVHSGEELIIKIRAHRPGDRLDLRLIRGGKDLSMTLTLGSASGT; this is translated from the coding sequence ATGGACGACGGGAAGCCCAGCGGGCCCAGGACGAAGTGGTGGAACCGCCCCTCCACGGGGCGCGCCCACCCCGCCGGGCCGGAAGACGCGGTGCCCGCGCCGGGCAGCACGGCCGGCACGGGGCAGGCCCCCGCGGCCGGCCCCGCCGAGAGCCCCGCGCCCCCGGCCACGGGCCAGGCGGAGCCCGGGATGGACCCCGCCGCCGAGGCCGACGAGTCGTTCCGGCTCGCACCGCCGGCCCCCGGACCCGGCCCCCGCGCCGAGCCGGTGGCAGACCCGTCCGAGCCGGCCCGCGCCGAGCCGCCCGCGCCCGCCGCCCCGCCCGGCCCTCCGCCCGCCGGTGTCCCGCAGGCCGGGCCTCCCGTACCGTCCGCGCCCGCCGAGGCCGCAGTGGCGGCGGGGGAGCCCGCGCCCCGGCCGCGGCCGCTGCACCCGGCCGACGAGTACAGCACCCCGCCCTACGGCGAACCGGGGCCCTGGGCCCCCGCGCCGCCCGTCCAGCGGCCGGTGCCGACCCCCGCCCACGGCACCCCCGTACCCCCGCCCTACGCGGGCCCGCACGGCCCGGGGGCTCCCCCGCACGCCCCGCCGGCCGAGGAGTACCCGCCCCCGGGCGCGGGCTTCGCACCGCCCTCCGCGGCGCACACACTGCCGCACCAGCAGGCCGGGTCCTCCGGTACCGCCCAGCAGCCCGCTCCCTTCGGCCAGCCCGACCAGCCCGCTCCCTTCGGCCAGCCCGGCCCGGCACAGCACCAGCCCCGGGCCGCCGCGCACCCGCAGCAGACCGGCCAGTGGCTCCGCTACGACCCCTGGGGAGCCCCCCGGCCGCCCCACCAGCCCCTGAGCGCCCCGGACTCCGCCACCGCGGGGCAGCCGCGCAGGAGCCGCCGGGGAGCGCTCCTGGCGGGCGCGGTGCTGCTCGCCCTGGTCGCCGGAGGCATCGGGGGCGGGGTCGGCGCGTACGTCGAGCGCAACGGCGGCCTCACCACCGTCGAACTGCCCCAGGCGGGCCGGGACAGCGGGGGCCGGGCGCCGGACAGCGTCGCCGGGATCGCCTCGCGCGCCCTGCCCAGCGTGGTGACCCTGCACGTCAGCGGTGCCGCGGAGTCGGGGACCGGCACGGGCTTCGTGCTCGACGCCAAGGGCCACATCCTCACCAACAACCATGTCGTCGCCCCGGCGGGAACCTCCGGCGACATCACGGTCACCTTCAGCGGAGGTGAGACCGCGTCGGCCGAGATCGTCGGCCAGGACAGCGGTTACGACCTGGCGGTGGTCAAGGTCACCGGCGTGTCGGGGCTCGCGCCCCTGCCGCTCGGCAACTCCGACAACGTCCAGGTCGGTGATCCGGTGGTGGCCATCGGTGCGCCCTTCGACCTGTCCAACACGGTCACCTCCGGCATCATCAGCGCCAAGCAGCGGCCGATCACCGCGGGCGGCGAGAAGGGCGACGGCAGTGACGTCAGTTACGTCGACGCCCTGCAGACCGACGCCCCGATCAACCCGGGCAACTCCGGCGGGCCCCTCGTCGACACCGAGGCCAGGGTCATCGGCATCAACAGCGCCATCCGCGCGGCCGGCACCGGGTCCGGCTCCGACAGCGGCCAGTCCGGCTCCATAGGCCTGGGCTTCGCGATACCCATCAACCAGGCGAAACGGGTCGCCGAGGAGCTGATCAACACGGGGAAGGCCACCCACCCCGTGATCGGTGTCACGCTGGACATGCAGTTCACCGGGGACGGCGCCAGGGTCGGCGGCAAGGCCGCCGACGGCGGACCCGCGGTGACGGAGGGCGGCCCGGCGGACAGGGCCGGGATCCGGACGGGTGACGTCATCACCGAGGTGCAGGGCCAGCGGGTGCACAGCGGCGAGGAACTGATCATCAAGATTCGCGCCCACCGGCCGGGGGACCGGCTGGACCTCCGGCTGATCCGCGGAGGCAAGGACCTGTCCATGACGTTGACACTCGGTTCGGCGAGCGGCACCTGA
- a CDS encoding sec-independent translocase, with amino-acid sequence MFDDIGALELLTLVVLAVLVFGPEKLPKVIQDVTRTIRKIREFSDSAKEDIRSELGPQFKDFEFEDLNPKTYLRKQLAEGNDDLGLKEIRESFDLRKEMAEVTDAVNGRESAPAAPAAAAAGAATPDLLKKPAAPAKDERPPFDADAT; translated from the coding sequence GTGTTCGACGACATAGGCGCACTCGAACTGCTGACGCTCGTGGTTCTCGCCGTGCTCGTCTTCGGCCCCGAGAAGCTGCCGAAGGTCATCCAGGACGTCACGCGGACCATCCGCAAGATCCGTGAGTTCTCGGACAGCGCCAAGGAGGACATCCGGTCGGAGCTCGGGCCGCAGTTCAAGGACTTCGAGTTCGAGGACCTCAACCCCAAGACGTATCTCCGCAAGCAGCTCGCGGAGGGCAACGACGACCTGGGGCTGAAGGAGATCCGCGAGAGCTTCGACCTGCGCAAGGAGATGGCCGAGGTCACCGACGCGGTGAACGGCCGGGAGAGCGCGCCCGCCGCGCCCGCCGCCGCGGCGGCCGGCGCCGCCACGCCCGACCTCCTGAAGAAGCCCGCCGCACCCGCGAAGGACGAACGCCCGCCCTTCGACGCGGACGCCACCTGA
- a CDS encoding magnesium transporter MgtE N-terminal domain-containing protein, whose protein sequence is MAAGVPRVFVSHLAGVPVFDPNGDQVGRVRDLVAMLRVGGKPPRLLGMVVEVVSRRRIFLPMTRVTGVESGQVITTGVVNMRRFEQRPTERLVLGEFLDRRVRLVETDEEVTVLDVAIQQLPARRDWEIDKFFVRKGRGGALRRKGETLTVEWPAISGLSLEQHGQGAESLVATFERLRPTDVANALHHLTPKRRAEVAAALDDDRLADVLEELPGDDQVEIIGKLEENRAADVLEAMDPDDAADLLSELPEADKERLLTLMRPGDAADVRRLLSYEERTAGGLMTTEPIILRPDATVADALARVRQQDLSPALAAQVYVCRSPDETPTGKYLGTVHFQRLLRDPPFTLVSSLVDSDLVPLAPDTPLSEVTSYLAAYNLVSVPVVDESMSLLGAVTVDDVLDHLLPEDWRETDFDSGEAVGGGR, encoded by the coding sequence ATGGCGGCTGGTGTGCCCCGGGTCTTCGTCTCGCACCTGGCCGGCGTCCCCGTGTTCGACCCCAACGGCGACCAGGTCGGCCGGGTCCGGGACCTGGTGGCGATGCTGCGGGTCGGCGGGAAGCCTCCCCGGCTCCTCGGCATGGTGGTCGAGGTGGTGAGCCGGCGCCGGATCTTCCTCCCGATGACCCGGGTGACGGGCGTCGAGTCCGGCCAGGTCATCACCACCGGTGTGGTCAACATGCGGCGCTTCGAGCAGCGCCCGACCGAGCGACTCGTCCTCGGCGAGTTCCTTGACCGGCGGGTGCGCCTGGTGGAGACGGACGAGGAGGTCACGGTCCTGGACGTGGCCATCCAGCAGCTGCCGGCCCGCCGTGACTGGGAGATCGACAAGTTCTTCGTGCGCAAGGGGCGGGGCGGGGCGCTGCGCCGCAAGGGCGAGACCCTGACCGTGGAGTGGCCGGCGATCAGCGGCCTCTCGCTGGAGCAGCACGGGCAGGGCGCCGAGAGCCTGGTCGCCACCTTCGAGCGGCTGCGCCCCACCGACGTCGCCAACGCCCTGCACCACCTGACGCCGAAGCGCCGGGCGGAGGTCGCGGCGGCGCTGGACGACGACCGGCTCGCGGACGTGCTGGAGGAGCTCCCCGGCGACGACCAGGTGGAGATCATCGGCAAGCTGGAGGAGAACCGCGCCGCGGACGTGCTGGAGGCGATGGACCCGGACGACGCGGCCGACCTGCTCTCCGAACTGCCGGAAGCCGACAAGGAGCGCCTGCTGACCCTGATGCGGCCGGGGGACGCGGCCGACGTACGCCGGCTGCTGTCGTACGAGGAGCGGACCGCGGGTGGGCTGATGACGACCGAGCCGATCATCCTGCGGCCCGACGCGACGGTCGCGGACGCGCTGGCCCGGGTGCGGCAGCAGGACCTCTCCCCCGCGCTGGCCGCCCAGGTCTACGTGTGCCGCTCCCCGGACGAGACCCCGACCGGCAAGTACCTGGGCACCGTGCACTTCCAGCGGCTGCTGCGCGACCCGCCGTTCACCCTGGTCAGCTCGCTCGTGGACAGCGACCTCGTGCCGCTCGCGCCGGACACCCCGCTCTCCGAGGTGACGAGCTATCTGGCCGCGTACAACCTGGTGTCGGTGCCGGTGGTGGACGAGAGCATGTCCCTGCTGGGCGCGGTGACCGTCGACGACGTCCTGGACCACCTGCTGCCCGAGGACTGGCGGGAGACCGACTTCGACAGCGGGGAGGCGGTCGGCGGTGGCCGCTGA
- a CDS encoding O-methyltransferase, with product MRQLRGQERVITANRQTSWAFADAFVGEDEALLRARERAHEAGIRSVSPGTGAALRLLAATADAKAVAEIGTGTGVSGIYLLQGMRPDGVLTTVDPEPERQQFAREAFRAAGFATNRARFIPGRALDVLPRLADGGYDLVFCDGDRLEGLDYLAESLRLLRPGGLVCFEGVFADGRTVDSAAQPAEVLRLRELLRAVRESPVLLATLLPVGDGLLCAVRRG from the coding sequence TTGCGTCAACTACGGGGACAGGAGAGGGTCATTACCGCCAACCGGCAGACGAGCTGGGCGTTCGCCGACGCCTTTGTCGGCGAGGACGAAGCCCTGCTCAGGGCCCGGGAACGGGCTCACGAGGCGGGGATCCGCTCGGTGTCCCCCGGCACCGGCGCCGCGCTGCGCCTGCTCGCTGCCACCGCGGACGCCAAAGCCGTGGCCGAGATCGGCACGGGCACCGGCGTGTCCGGCATCTACCTGCTCCAGGGCATGCGGCCGGACGGCGTACTGACCACCGTCGACCCGGAGCCCGAGCGTCAGCAGTTCGCACGTGAGGCGTTCCGCGCGGCCGGCTTCGCCACCAATCGCGCGCGCTTCATCCCCGGGCGCGCGCTCGACGTACTACCGCGGCTCGCCGACGGCGGATACGACCTCGTCTTCTGCGACGGCGACCGGCTGGAGGGCCTGGACTACCTCGCTGAATCGTTGCGCCTGCTGCGGCCCGGCGGGCTGGTCTGCTTCGAGGGCGTCTTCGCGGACGGGCGCACGGTCGACTCCGCCGCGCAGCCGGCCGAGGTGCTGCGCCTGCGTGAGCTGCTGCGGGCCGTACGGGAGAGCCCCGTGCTCCTCGCGACCCTGCTGCCGGTGGGCGACGGACTGCTCTGCGCGGTACGCCGCGGCTGA
- a CDS encoding DUF1003 domain-containing protein, with product MAAEDRDRVKSGPSGASGIVRPPRSRLDQPKAPRRRLLPEYDPEAFGRFSERIARFLGTGRFIVWMTLTIILWVVWNIVAPEHLRFDEYPFIFLTLALSLQASYAAPLILLAQNRQDDRDRVTHEQDRKQNERSIADTEYLTREIASLRMGLGEVATRDWIRSELEALVKDMEERRIISSAESDEADR from the coding sequence GTGGCCGCTGAGGACCGTGACCGCGTGAAGAGCGGTCCGTCGGGCGCGTCGGGCATCGTCCGTCCGCCCCGGTCGCGGCTCGACCAGCCGAAGGCCCCCCGGCGCCGTCTGCTGCCGGAGTACGACCCGGAGGCGTTCGGGCGGTTCTCGGAGCGCATCGCGCGGTTCCTGGGGACCGGGCGGTTCATCGTCTGGATGACGCTGACGATCATCCTGTGGGTGGTGTGGAACATCGTCGCGCCCGAGCACCTGCGCTTCGACGAGTACCCGTTCATCTTCCTCACCCTGGCGCTGTCCCTCCAGGCCTCCTACGCCGCCCCGCTGATCCTCCTCGCGCAGAACCGGCAGGACGACCGCGACCGGGTCACGCACGAACAGGACCGCAAGCAGAACGAGCGCTCGATCGCTGACACCGAGTACCTCACGCGGGAGATCGCCTCGCTCAGGATGGGCCTCGGTGAGGTCGCCACCCGGGACTGGATCCGCTCGGAGCTGGAAGCCCTGGTGAAGGACATGGAGGAGCGCCGGATCATCTCCTCCGCCGAGAGTGACGAAGCCGACCGCTGA
- a CDS encoding DUF3117 domain-containing protein: MAAMKPRTGDGPLEVTKEGRGIVMRVPLEGGGRLVVELTPDEADALGDALKKVVG, encoded by the coding sequence ATGGCGGCCATGAAGCCGCGGACGGGCGACGGCCCGCTCGAGGTGACAAAGGAGGGGCGGGGCATCGTCATGCGCGTTCCGCTCGAAGGCGGCGGTCGGCTTGTCGTCGAGCTGACTCCGGACGAGGCCGACGCGCTCGGCGACGCGCTGAAGAAGGTCGTCGGCTGA
- the sigE gene encoding RNA polymerase sigma factor SigE: protein MVGAPLDTTRADRGGAAAPVDRGGVLRRFLRSAGEPKSVTDTADRSSDVSAPTATFASDADSQAWTPPSWEEIVSTHSGRVYRLAYRLTGNQHDAEDLTQEVFVRVFRSLSTYTPGTFEGWLHRITTNLFLDMVRRKQRIRFDSLGDDAAERLPSREPSPQQVFNDTHFDADVQQALDTLAPEFRAAVVLCDIEGLSYEEIAATLGVKLGTVRSRIHRGRSHLRKALRHRSPEARAEQRSLADAVLTGEVGTA from the coding sequence ATGGTAGGGGCTCCACTGGACACCACCAGAGCCGATAGGGGAGGTGCGGCTGCGCCTGTGGATCGGGGCGGAGTGCTGCGGCGCTTTCTCAGGTCGGCGGGTGAGCCGAAATCCGTGACCGACACCGCTGACCGTTCTTCCGACGTTTCCGCACCGACCGCGACCTTCGCCTCAGATGCGGATTCCCAGGCGTGGACCCCACCCTCATGGGAAGAGATCGTCAGCACGCACAGCGGTCGCGTGTACCGCCTCGCCTACCGGCTGACGGGTAACCAGCACGACGCCGAGGACCTGACGCAGGAAGTCTTCGTCCGGGTCTTCCGGTCGCTGTCGACGTACACGCCCGGCACCTTCGAGGGCTGGCTGCACCGGATCACGACCAATCTCTTCCTGGACATGGTCCGCCGCAAGCAGCGGATCCGCTTCGACTCGCTCGGCGACGACGCCGCCGAACGGCTCCCGAGCCGGGAGCCGTCCCCGCAGCAGGTCTTCAACGACACGCACTTCGACGCGGACGTCCAGCAGGCGCTGGACACCCTCGCGCCCGAATTCCGCGCCGCGGTCGTGCTCTGCGACATCGAGGGCCTTTCGTACGAGGAGATCGCCGCCACGCTCGGCGTGAAGCTGGGCACCGTCCGCAGCCGTATCCACCGCGGGCGCTCGCACCTGCGCAAGGCGCTGCGGCACCGTTCGCCCGAGGCCCGTGCCGAGCAGCGCTCCCTGGCGGACGCGGTGCTGACAGGGGAGGTCGGAACGGCGTGA
- a CDS encoding Mrp/NBP35 family ATP-binding protein encodes MATEDAVREALATVNDPEIHRPITELGMVKSVDIDPDGVVAVTVYLTVSGCPMRETITRNVTEAVARVEGVSRVEVTLDVMSDEQRKELAASLRGGTAEREVPFAKPGSLTRVYAVASGKGGVGKSSVTVNLAAAMAADGLKVGVVDADIYGHSVPRMLGADGKPTQVENMIMPPSSHGVKVISIGMFTPGNAPVVWRGPMLHRALQQFLADVYWGDLDVLLLDLPPGTGDIAISVAQLVPNAEILVVTTPQQAAAEVAERAGSIAVQTHQKIVGVVENMSGMPCPHCDETVDVFGSGGGQRVADGLTKTVGAEVPVLGSIPIDVRLREGGDEGKPVVLSDPDSPAGAALRSVAQKLGGRQRGLSGMSLGLTPRNKF; translated from the coding sequence ATGGCTACGGAAGACGCGGTGCGCGAAGCACTGGCGACAGTGAACGACCCGGAGATCCACCGACCGATCACCGAGCTGGGCATGGTGAAATCCGTCGATATCGATCCTGACGGTGTGGTCGCTGTCACCGTGTACCTCACGGTCTCCGGCTGTCCGATGCGGGAGACGATCACCCGGAACGTCACCGAAGCGGTGGCCCGTGTCGAGGGCGTGTCGCGGGTCGAGGTCACGCTCGACGTGATGAGCGACGAGCAGCGCAAGGAGCTCGCCGCCTCGCTGCGCGGCGGTACGGCGGAGCGGGAGGTCCCGTTCGCCAAGCCCGGTTCGCTGACCCGGGTCTACGCGGTCGCGTCCGGCAAGGGCGGCGTCGGCAAGTCCTCGGTGACGGTGAACCTCGCCGCGGCGATGGCGGCCGACGGTCTCAAGGTCGGCGTGGTGGACGCGGACATCTACGGCCACAGCGTGCCCCGGATGCTCGGCGCGGACGGCAAGCCCACCCAGGTCGAGAACATGATCATGCCGCCGTCCTCGCACGGCGTGAAGGTGATCTCCATCGGCATGTTCACCCCGGGCAACGCCCCGGTGGTCTGGCGCGGCCCGATGCTGCACCGCGCGCTCCAGCAGTTCCTCGCCGATGTGTACTGGGGCGACCTGGACGTGCTGCTGCTCGACCTGCCGCCGGGCACCGGCGACATCGCGATCTCCGTGGCCCAGCTCGTGCCGAACGCCGAGATCCTGGTCGTCACGACCCCGCAGCAGGCGGCGGCCGAGGTGGCCGAGCGGGCCGGCTCGATCGCCGTGCAGACGCACCAGAAGATCGTCGGTGTCGTCGAGAACATGTCGGGCATGCCCTGTCCGCACTGCGACGAGACGGTCGACGTGTTCGGCTCCGGCGGCGGTCAGCGGGTCGCGGACGGCCTGACGAAGACGGTCGGCGCCGAGGTGCCGGTCCTGGGCTCCATCCCGATCGACGTACGGCTCCGGGAGGGCGGCGACGAGGGCAAGCCCGTCGTGCTGTCCGACCCGGACTCCCCGGCCGGTGCGGCGCTGCGGTCCGTGGCGCAGAAGCTGGGGGGCCGTCAGCGCGGCCTGTCCGGCATGTCGCTGGGGCTGACCCCGCGCAACAAGTTCTGA